In Peptococcus niger, the genomic window TTGTGCGTCATCCGGTGGTTGCTAAAATCATTCGGGCTTATGAACGCGACGGCGCATTAAAGGAGCAATCTCATGACCCAGGATCTAGCCAAGCATAAGAATTGGCCTGAGAAACTGAAAGAGATGACCATCGGCGCGAAAATAGCCGTGGTGGTGAGTTTCATTTTTCTGTGGGGCATTTTTTTCTGGCACCTGGTGCCGGAGCAGACCTCATGGGAAGTGGGCGGTGTTGCGGAACAGGATGTTCACGCAGACCGGTCGGTGACATACGAAGATAAAGAAGCGACCCGTCTTAAAGAAAAAGAGGCCCTAAAGGGTTTTCAAGACGTGTATACGCTTAGTTTGGTGCGCTTTAATCAGATCAGTTTGGCGACGGTGGACAATGATTTTGACGAATTGAACCGGATCATCGTTCAAAAAAAAGGTAAGGCAAGGAACAGTTCTGAAGCCCCTGACCTGACCCTTGCCGAGCAAAAAAAGGCCTTGCAGGAGACCCTGTCCCTGACCCTAAGCGCCGATGAACTGGATGCGCTCTTGGAATACGATGACACAAAACTGGAAAATTTGCATAAAAATGTGGTTGCCGTCATGAGTGAGATCATGGGGGCCGGCGTGCGTGAAAATCAAGTTGGTGCGGCGCGCAATCAAATATTGGAGAGCATTTCCGGAGACGCCTCCTTGTCCGACCTGGACAAAAAGGTCCTGGACCAACTTTTGAACGGGGTGACTCTCTACCCCACCCAGGTTTACGACCAAAAGGCGACCCAAGCCAAGAAAGATGAGATCATAAAACAAGTGGATCCGGTCTGGCATACCATTCAAAAAGGGCAACTCATCGTTAACCGGGGTGAAGTCATCACCGCCGCCCATTACGAGGCCATGACGGCCTTAGGCTATACCACGGACCGGTCGCCTGTCGGCATCGGCATCGGCATTGGGCTGATGCTTTTGATCTTGTACGTTAGCCTGATTCGCTATCTGTTGCGCTATTATGAAAAGGCCGCCTTTATCAAGCGGCTCAAGCTCTGCCTCTTGATTTTATTGATCAACGTCTTGCTTTTTACCTTGTTTAGCGCCATCCGCGTTGGCGATAGTGAAATGGCCCTGCGGCAGGTGTATTTGCTGGCGCCGGTTGCCACCGGGGTCCTCTTGGCGGCGGTCTTAATGAGCAGCCGTGAAGCGCTGGCGATCTTGACCGCAACGACCTTTTTGTATGTTTTTTACGGACAGGATATTTTGGCTGCAGTGGCTTCGCTCCTTGCAGGATTGGTCGCTGTTTCACAGGTGCGGCACTTGCAACGGCGGCTTGACCTGGGGCGGGTGGCTGTGGCCGTCGGCGCCAGTTTGGCGGCGGTGACGGTGGCCCAGGGTATTTTCTGGGAGCAAAACCTGACTGTAATTGCCCTGGGCCTGGGCTTCTCCTTTGCCAATGGCATTGCTGCTGTCATCATCACCCTGGGCATTCTGCCCTATATTGAAAAGGCCTTTGACATGACCACCTCGGTCAGTCTCTTAGAGCTTGGCGATCAGAGCAACACCCTTCTCAAACGGCTGATGCTGGAAGCGCCGGGCACCTACCACCATTCGATGATGGTCGCCAACCTGGCGGAAGCGGCGGCGGACGCCATCGGGGCCGACCCGCTCCTGACCCGGATCGGGGCCTATTATCATGACATTGGGAAATTGCGGCGGCCGATTTTCTTTGCAGAAAATCAGTTTACGCAAAAGAATCCCCACGAAAAAATTTCACCCATGCTTTCCACGCTGATCATTACCTCTCATGTAAAAGATGGGGTGGCTATGGCCCAGGAAGCAGGCTTGCCGGAATCGGTGATTGACCTTATCGGTCAGCACCACGGCAATACAGTGGTGCGTTATTTTTACAGTGAAGCGCAAAAATTGGACTCGGATGCCCAGGAGAAAGATTTCCGCTACCCGCAGAAAAAACCGCAAAGCCGGGAAGCGGCGGTCTTGATGCTGGCAGACAGTGTGGAAGCTGCTGTGCGCAGTGCTGGCGGTAAATTGAGTGCCGGGCAAATTGAAGGGGTTGTCCACAAAATCATCCAGCAAAAATTGGCGGACGGCCAGTTTTCCGAATGCCCGGTGACCTTCCGTGATTTGCACGAAACCGGCGAAGTTTTTAGCCGCATGTTGTGCGGCATCTACCATAAACGGATTGAATATCCGGATAGCAAGGAATTGAAAGAAGGAGGAAATGCCTGATGCCGATTGTGCGTGTCAATGAGATCGGCGCAAGGCTGCCGGAGGACTGGGAGGCCTTGGAAACTGCCATTTGGCAGGCTTATGTCAGCCGGGAAGACTTGCCCGATGCCGGCGAATTGGACTTAACCCTGGTGGATGATGCCACCATTCAAGAGCTGAATAAAACCCACCGGCAGCTGGATAAGTCGACCGATGTGCTGAGCTTTCCCATGTACGATGACCGGGACGATTTGGCTGCAGACGTCCAGGCGGGCCTGCCGGTTATTTTAGGGGATATTATGATTTCCGTGCCAACGGCTGAGCGACAGGCACAAGCCTACGGACATTCTTTTAAACGGGAGATGGCCTACCTTCTGGTCCACGGCCTCTTGCACATTGCCGGCTATGACCATATGTCCGCAGAAGAAAAAAGCGCCATGCGCCGGGCGGAAGAAGCCATCTTGGCGGACGTGGACGTGCCCAGAGATACGGCGCCATCTAAAACGGCAGCGGTACTTGATGAAGCCGATGTGCAGGCCTTGATTGATGCGGCCCGGGCCGCTCGGTTACAGGCCTATGCGCCGTATTCCGGCTATGCCGTCGGCGCAGCGCTTCTGGCTGCAGACGGACGCCGCTTTTGTGGCGTCAATGTTGAAAACGCCAGCTACGGTGCCACTTGCTGTGCTGAGCGCACCGCCCTTTTTGCAGCGGTGACCGCCGGCGCCCGTGATTTTATCGCCCTGGCCCTGGTGACCGAGGGTGACGAACCGGCGCCCCCCTGCGGCCTTTGCCGGCAGGCCCTGGCAGAGTTCTCGCCCGACCTGGCCATTTATTTGGCCGGGCCGACAGGAGAGACCTATCGACGCACCAGCCTGGCGGCGCTTTTTCCGGAAGCCTTCAGCTTGTCAACAAAGGAGTCAGTATGAAAAGCGGATTCATCTCAATCATCGGTCGGCCGAATGCAGGCAAAAGCACCCTTTTAAATGAAATATTGGACCGGAAAATCGCCATCACCAGCGATAAACCGCAAACGACCCGGGTGCGGATTACCGGCATCTACACCGATGAAGAGGCCCAGATGGTCTTTGTGGACACACCGGGCATTCATAAGCCCAAGCACAAGCTGGGCAGCGTCATGGTGGATGTGGCCCGGGAAAGCATTTATGACGGCGATGTGATATACTATGTCGTGGACGCATCCGTCCCCTTCGGCGGCGGCGAAGCTTTTATCTTGAAAGCCTTGGAAACCGCCCAGGCGCCGGTTTTTTTATTGCTCAATAAGACCGACACCATGCAGCCGGAAGCAATTTTGCAAGCCATCGTCCAATGGAATGAGCGGCGCTCCTTTGCGGAAATTTTTCCCATGTCAGCCTTGACCGGTGACAATGTAGAGGCCTTACTCACCGCCACCAAAAACTACTTGCCGGAGGGCCTGCCCTTTTATCCGGCAGATGAAATCACCGACCAGCCGGAAAAAGTGCTGATGGCCGAACTGATTCGGGAAAAAATCCTGCGCTTGACCAATGAAGAAGTGCCCCACAGCGTGGCGGTGGTCATTGAGGGCACCGAACGGCGGGAGCGCGATGATAAACTGGTCGTTTACGGCCTGATTTATGTGGAGCGGGCCACTCAGAAACGGATTTTAATTGGTAAAAATGGCCAAATGATGAAAAAAATAGGCACAGCCGCTCGGCGTGATATTGAGCATTTGGTCGGTGAAGAAATTGACCTGAAGCTGTGGGTTAAAGTAAAAGAAGCCTGGCGGAACCACGACAGCACCTTGCATGACCTGGGGCTGGACCAGCGCTTTTAGGCTCTGCCCAATCCCTGAAGGAGGTGAATCGATGTATGTCAAACGACGATGGTAACCCGCGAGAGCCTTATTGTTTATCGGACCCTGTTTCGCATGTGATGCTTTTAAGGGAGGTCATCTATGCTTACACATATCGATTTGCCCACCACCGAAGAAGAGGAAACCCGCTTACGGGACTACCTGGAAGACGTTCAACCGGAAGACATTGCGGAGTACATATCTAATTTAGATGACCGGAATGAACAAATTGAACTGATCAAACTGCTGGAGCCGGACGATGCGGCCATTGTTTTCTTTGAGCTGAACGATTTTTCCCTGGTTTCAGATGTTTTGCTGTCCCTGCCACGTTGGCAGGCCATGGCCATTGCTGCGGAAATCCCCAGTGACGATGCGGCCGACCTATTGGCGGACATGGAAGATAATGTCCGCAGCCGTGTTTTAGCCCTGTTTGACGATGAAGCCCGTAGCGATATTATTGAACTCTTGGGCTACGATGAAGACACCGCCGGTGGTTTGATGACCACT contains:
- the ybeY gene encoding rRNA maturation RNase YbeY produces the protein MPIVRVNEIGARLPEDWEALETAIWQAYVSREDLPDAGELDLTLVDDATIQELNKTHRQLDKSTDVLSFPMYDDRDDLAADVQAGLPVILGDIMISVPTAERQAQAYGHSFKREMAYLLVHGLLHIAGYDHMSAEEKSAMRRAEEAILADVDVPRDTAPSKTAAVLDEADVQALIDAARAARLQAYAPYSGYAVGAALLAADGRRFCGVNVENASYGATCCAERTALFAAVTAGARDFIALALVTEGDEPAPPCGLCRQALAEFSPDLAIYLAGPTGETYRRTSLAALFPEAFSLSTKESV
- a CDS encoding HD family phosphohydrolase — encoded protein: MTQDLAKHKNWPEKLKEMTIGAKIAVVVSFIFLWGIFFWHLVPEQTSWEVGGVAEQDVHADRSVTYEDKEATRLKEKEALKGFQDVYTLSLVRFNQISLATVDNDFDELNRIIVQKKGKARNSSEAPDLTLAEQKKALQETLSLTLSADELDALLEYDDTKLENLHKNVVAVMSEIMGAGVRENQVGAARNQILESISGDASLSDLDKKVLDQLLNGVTLYPTQVYDQKATQAKKDEIIKQVDPVWHTIQKGQLIVNRGEVITAAHYEAMTALGYTTDRSPVGIGIGIGLMLLILYVSLIRYLLRYYEKAAFIKRLKLCLLILLINVLLFTLFSAIRVGDSEMALRQVYLLAPVATGVLLAAVLMSSREALAILTATTFLYVFYGQDILAAVASLLAGLVAVSQVRHLQRRLDLGRVAVAVGASLAAVTVAQGIFWEQNLTVIALGLGFSFANGIAAVIITLGILPYIEKAFDMTTSVSLLELGDQSNTLLKRLMLEAPGTYHHSMMVANLAEAAADAIGADPLLTRIGAYYHDIGKLRRPIFFAENQFTQKNPHEKISPMLSTLIITSHVKDGVAMAQEAGLPESVIDLIGQHHGNTVVRYFYSEAQKLDSDAQEKDFRYPQKKPQSREAAVLMLADSVEAAVRSAGGKLSAGQIEGVVHKIIQQKLADGQFSECPVTFRDLHETGEVFSRMLCGIYHKRIEYPDSKELKEGGNA
- the era gene encoding GTPase Era, which gives rise to MKSGFISIIGRPNAGKSTLLNEILDRKIAITSDKPQTTRVRITGIYTDEEAQMVFVDTPGIHKPKHKLGSVMVDVARESIYDGDVIYYVVDASVPFGGGEAFILKALETAQAPVFLLLNKTDTMQPEAILQAIVQWNERRSFAEIFPMSALTGDNVEALLTATKNYLPEGLPFYPADEITDQPEKVLMAELIREKILRLTNEEVPHSVAVVIEGTERRERDDKLVVYGLIYVERATQKRILIGKNGQMMKKIGTAARRDIEHLVGEEIDLKLWVKVKEAWRNHDSTLHDLGLDQRF